The proteins below are encoded in one region of Silene latifolia isolate original U9 population chromosome 2, ASM4854445v1, whole genome shotgun sequence:
- the LOC141644160 gene encoding protein GAMETE CELL DEFECTIVE 1, mitochondrial translates to MLHRIAAATSPFHHRISASTTTILRHFSTSNNNNPNSDTWNDAWETAWLPDDTSPTSITTAPWDSVTPNDVVSLPPDADPDTTAFISDMNENWDERRQRKPRQGQRGKNDEDGDNKDGNNGGLYSLENVQKDYRLKKQRIHASLWAHEIDKIQEAKLGVDGGADDLDKLLDSCSEIFDSPSNDINNPKVPSTSEFKNKPDGWESLTKAEDGSVWEMSQREEDILLQEFERRMAFCKFQIASFIKTHIFSRRRPIDGWKYMIEVIGPNAQKGKGSVSRLPSLADPATQAFTEDKKKTYR, encoded by the exons ATGCTCCACCGCATCGCCGCCGCAACATCTCCCTTCCACCACCGCATCTCCGCCTCAACAACCACCATCCTCCGCCACTTCTCCACCAGCAACAACAATAACCCCAACTCCGACACCTGGAACGACGCCTGGGAAACCGCCTGGCTCCCGGACGACACCTCCCCAACCTCCATAACCACCGCACCATGGGATTCCGTCACCCCCAACGACGTCGTTTCACTACCCCCAGACGCCGACCCCGATACGACGGCGTTTATATCCGACATGAACGAGAATTGGGACGAAAGGCGACAGCGAAAGCCAAGGCAAGGGCAAAGAGGGAAGAACGATGAAGATGGTGATAATAAGGATGGAAATAATGGTGGATTGTATAGTTTGGAGAATGTTCAGAAGGATTATCGATTGAAGAAACAAAGGATTCATGCTTCTCTTTGGGCTCATGAGATTGATAAGATACAGGAAGCTAAATTGGGTGTTGATGGTGGTGCTGATGATCTTGATAAATTGCTTGATAGTTGTTCTGA GATATTCGACTCTCCTAGCAACGATATAAATAACCCGAAAGTCCCTAGCACTTCTGAGTTTAAGAATAAGCCTGATGGCTGGGAATCATTGACCAAAGCCGAAGATGGCAGTGTATGGGAAATGTCTCAGAGAGAGGAAGACATCCTTTTGCAGGAATTTGAGCGTCGAATGGCATTTTGCAAGTTTCAG ATAGCAAGTTTCATTAAGACACACATATTTAGCAGGAGGAGACCCATAGACGGATGGAAATACATGATTGAAGTGATAGGACCCAATGCCCAGAAAGGCAAGGGTAGTGTTTCCCGGTTGCCAAGCCTCGCTGACCCGGCAACTCAAGCATTCACTGAAGATAAAAAGAAAACATACCGTTGA
- the LOC141644161 gene encoding F-box/kelch-repeat protein SKIP11 → MLEGRSSLISRALPSSCEQETKWTYMAYRVEVENSNGKRQLELNLEEEEGFRKASRGCDREEILSRDEFDRLSLTLATPVDHTNNSQSQADEQADMDCLINPIGRDMTINCLLSCSRVNYGSIASLNRSFRSLIKSGDMYKLRRQNNVIEHWVYFSCRLLEWVAFDPTSRRWMQLPRMNSNECFMCSDKESLAVGTELLVFGKDLMSHVIYKYSILTNSWSSGMSMNFPRCLFGSASLGKIAIFAGGCDSSGNILSSAELYDSENHTWVTLPSMIKPRKMCSGFFMDGKFYVIGGIGGNDTRILTCGEEFDLKTRTWKEIPDMSPGKYPANYAPSPAEAPPLIAVVDNQLYAADYADMEVKKYNKKTRSWAVIGRLPECAGSMNGWGLAFRACGKRVIVIGGLRGHGGGVIEVNSWVPSEGPPEWRMLGKIQSGSFVYNCAVMGC, encoded by the coding sequence ATGTTGGAAGGAAGATCCTCCTTGATTTCAAGAGCATTACCGAGCTCTTGTGAGCAAGAAACGAAGTGGACTTATATGGCTTACCGAGTTGAAGTCGAAAATTCCAATGGAAAACGTCAATTGGAGCTCAATCTTGAAGAGGAAGAAGGGTTTAGGAAAGCATCTCGGGGGTGTGACCGTGAGGAAATACTTTCTAGAGATGAGTTTGATAGACTTTCATTAACTCTTGCTACTCCTGTAGATCATACTAATAATAGCCAAAGTCAAGCTGATGAACAAGCTGACATGGATTGCTTAATAAACCCTATAGGCCGTGATATGACTATTAATTGTCTCCTCAGTTGCTCGAGGGTCAATTATGGTTCAATTGCCTCTTTGAACCGAAGTTTCCGCTCTTTGATAAAAAGCGGTGACATGTATAAATTAAGGAGGCAAAATAATGTGATCGAGCATTGGGTTTACTTTTCTTGCCGCCTCCTTGAATGGGTGGCATTCGATCCGACTAGTCGACGTTGGATGCAATTGCCTAGGATGAATTCCAACGAATGCTTTATGTGTTCAGATAAGGAGTCTCTGGCTGTTGGCACCGAACTTCTTGTCTTTGGGAAGGATTTAATGTCCCATGTGATATACAAGTACAGTATCTTAACTAATTCATGGTCATCTGGCATGAGCATGAATTTTCCGAGATGTTTATTTGGGTCTGCTAGTCTTGGTAAGATTGCGATCTTTGCTGGGGGTTGTGATTCATCTGGGAACATCCTTAGTTCGGCTGAACTTTATGATTCCGAGAATCATACTTGGGTTACTCTTCCTAGTATGATTAAACCAAGAAAGATGTGTTCAGGCTTTTTTATGGACGGAAAGTTCTATGTGATCGGTGGGATTGGGGGTAATGATACTAGGATTTTAACTTGTGGCGAAGAGTTTGACCTGAAGACGAGGACGTGGAAAGAGATTCCCGACATGTCTCCCGGGAAATATCCCGCAAACTACGCCCCCTCCCCAGCCGAGGCCCCACCACTGATTGCTGTTGTAGATAACCAGTTGTATGCTGCTGACTATGCTGACATGGAGGTGAAAAAGTATAATAAAAAAACTAGGTCTTGGGCCGTTATTGGGAGGTTACCTGAATGCGCCGGTTCAATGAATGGGTGGGGTCTAGCCTTTAGGGCTTGTGGCAAGCGTGTGATTGTTATTGGTGGACTCAGGGGTCATGGGGGAGGAGTCATAGAGGTTAACTCGTGGGTCCCTAGCGAGGGTCCTCCTGAATGGCGCATGCTAGGAAAGATCCAGTCCGGAAGCTTTGTCTATAATTGCGCAGTGATGGGGTGCTAA